A stretch of DNA from Serinibacter arcticus:
CACGACGGGCGAGCTCTGCAGCCAGCCGCCGGACGGTGTCGCCGAGACGACGTTGCCCCACCGGTCGACGACGTCGAGGTGGCACGTGTCACCGCGCGCCACCGTGGGCTCGCCCTCGCCCGGCCGGACCTCGCCCAGTCCGGTCGGCCACGCGCCGTCGACGCCGGCGCGCATCGCCTCGACGACGTGCCGCGGCAGCCGGGGCTCGACGCCCCGCGGTCGGCCCGGGAGCAGGTCCGCGAGCGCCCGCTCCCCGAGCAGCGCGGCGCGCTCCCGGGTGTAGGCCACCTCCAGCAGGTCGGCGACGGCGACGCGCTCCCCGCCGTCGCGCGCACCGCCGTCGTGATCGAGCGAGTCCCCGTAGAAGGCCTCCCGGTCCGCCATCGCCAGCTTGCTCGCCTCGATCGCGAGGTGCACCCAGCGGGGGTCGTCTGCGTCGATCCCCGCCACCCCGGCCGCCTCGAGCAGCGCGAGCTGCTGCAGCAGCACCGGCCCCTGGCTCCACAGCCCGGGCTTGACCACCTCGACGCCCCCGAACACCAGCGTCGCGGGTGCCTCCTCGCTCGCGCGCCAGGCCGCGAGGTCGGCGCCCGTGAGGAAGGAGCGGTGCGCCCCGTCGGCGACGCCGTCCCACTGGGGCGTCGCGGCGAAGGCGTCCACGGCGTCGGCCACGAACCCCTCGTAGAACGCGGCCCGGGCCGCCTCGGCCTGCGACGCCGCGTCACCCCCGGCCGCGGCGCCGGCCCGCGCGAGGACCTCGAGCGTGTCGGCGAGGTCGGGGTTGCGCAGCAGCGACCCGGGCGACGGCGCGGCACCACCCGCGAGGTAGACCGCGGCCGAGCTCGTCCAGTGCTCGCGGAACACGTGCGCGACGGCGTCGATCGTGGACGTCACGCGGGGCAGCGTGGGGTGCCCGTGCCGGGCGTAGGTGACGGCGTAGCTCGCCAGCTCGGTCAGCGGCCGGGTGCCGTAGCGGCCGAGCAGGTGCATCCAGGCGCCGAAGGTGCCGGGCACGACGGCGGCGAGGTGGCCGGTGCCGGGGATCGCGTCGACACCGAGGTCGCGGTAGGCGTCGACGGTCGCCGCGGCCGGCGCCACCCCCTGCCCGCACACGACCCGCGTGGCCCCGGTCGCCGCCTCGTGGACGATGACCGGCATGTCGCCGCCGAGCCCGTTCAGGTGGGGTTCGACGACGTGGAGCACGAGGCCGGCAGCGATCGCGGCGTCGAACGCGTTGCCCCCGCCTCGAGCACCGCCATCCCCGAGGCCGAGGCGAGCCAGTGCGTCGAGGCGACCATGCCGTGCGTGCCGAGCAGGTCGGGGCGGGTGGTGAAGGCGTCGGCGGTGGGAGGCATGGTGTCCATCCTCGCCGCGAACGCGTCGGTCTCGCGAGCCCCGTCGCGACGACCCTCGCAGCGACCGTCGCGTCGACCCGCCGGCACGCGACCCTTGCCATCGACCCCGGGGCGTAGTGGGGTGGCC
This window harbors:
- a CDS encoding gamma-glutamyltransferase family protein, which gives rise to MLHVVEPHLNGLGGDMPVIVHEAATGATRVVCGQGVAPAAATVDAYRDLGVDAIPGTGHLAAVVPGTFGAWMHLLGRYGTRPLTELASYAVTYARHGHPTLPRVTSTIDAVAHVFREHWTSSAAVYLAGGAAPSPGSLLRNPDLADTLEVLARAGAAAGGDAASQAEAARAAFYEGFVADAVDAFAATPQWDGVADGAHRSFLTGADLAAWRASEEAPATLVFGGVEVVKPGLWSQGPVLLQQLALLEAAGVAGIDADDPRWVHLAIEASKLAMADREAFYGDSLDHDGGARDGGERVAVADLLEVAYTRERAALLGERALADLLPGRPRGVEPRLPRHVVEAMRAGVDGAWPTGLGEVRPGEGEPTVARGDTCHLDVVDRWGNVVSATPSGGWLQSSPVVPGLGFSLPTRGQMFWLEEGHPASLRPGRRPRTTLSPGLLRDGHGRVTAFGTPGGDQQDQWTVPFLVRHLLHGSSLQTAIDAPTWHSTHGPSSFSPRGAEPLGVVAESRLGERVLGDLRARGHEVTEVGPWTLGRISAAGRRADGLLEAAANARGNQGYAVGR